Proteins encoded by one window of Candidatus Methylomirabilis sp.:
- a CDS encoding DUF433 domain-containing protein, whose product MIDWRQHLSSDPLICHGQLCAKGTRVLVTNILDSLAEGASREEILRSYPSLKPEHIDAAIAYAAELAHEESLLPLHAE is encoded by the coding sequence ATGATTGACTGGCGGCAACACCTCAGCAGTGACCCGCTGATTTGTCACGGCCAACTCTGCGCCAAAGGAACACGCGTCCTCGTTACGAACATCCTCGATAGCCTTGCCGAGGGAGCGAGCAGGGAAGAGATTCTCCGAAGCTATCCGTCGCTGAAGCCCGAACACATCGACGCCGCCATCGCCTATGCGGCTGAACTAGCGCATGAGGAATCCCTTCTTCCTTTGCACGCCGAATGA